GATCATTCAATGCTTCTACCAGGCGCTCTAAATGGACGGCAAAACCTGTAGCTGAAGCATTCAGTTCAAAAGATGGGAGCAGTGTGTCATAGCGTCCACCATTACAAAGCAGAGCACCCAGGTTTGGGGCATAACCTTCGAAAAGAATGCCTGTGTAATATTCCATATGGCTAATCAAATTTAAGTCAAACTGAATATAGTCTTCTACGCCGTTCACTTTTAATAAACGATAGAGTTGTTTTAATTCATTGACTGCCTGCATACACGATTGATTTCGAGCCAGCGAACGACTGGCTTCAAATATTTCTTCTCCACCTCGAAGAGAAAGAAGCTCAAGTAGCGCTTGTTTTTTATCTTCAGAAATAGAGAGTGACTTCACACATTCTCTGAATCCAACATAATTTTTTCTATATAAGTAATGAAGCAGGGTTTCCATCGTTTCTTCATCGTCTCCGAGAAGATCACTGAAAAATGCTTTCACATATCCAATGTGACCGACGGTAATGACAAAATTATCGAGGCCTGTCTGTTTAAGAGAATCTACAAGCAGGGCAATGACTTCCGCGTCCCCATAAGAGGAGTGGTCTCCAATCAATTCTGTTCCTACTTGCTCAAATTGTGCGGGCTTCCCACCCTCAGCCTGTTGTGCACGAAAAACGGGACCGTCGTAAGCCAGACGCAGTGGAAACTCTCCGTTCTTTAACTGCGAAGCGGCTACACGAGCAATGGGGGCCGTCATATCGGGCCTGAGTACAAGTGTGTGACCTTGCTGGTCCAGTAGCTTGAATAACTGTTGATCCAGCGTCGCGCTCACTTTTCCTACTGTATCGTGATACTCCATAAGCGGTGTATCCATAAATGAGTAGCCATATGACAAGATGGCTTCTGATAACTGTCTTCTCGCTTTCGACTTTTGATTATAAAAAAAAGGGAGCGTGTCGCGCATCCCCAGTGGCTTTTCAAACATTAACCGTTTAACCAATGGTATTCATTCCTTTCGACAAATCCTTTAGCTTGCTAATATGCTAACAAAATAAAGATACAGCGTCAATGCAAAATCCTTTCCTTATGTTCCCCTTCTTATCATAGCAGAAACAATAGTTTCGGTCTTATTTAAGTGGTGAGAATGTACAAAGAATCACGATCTATGCCTTTATCATTTATGTTGAAGATTTAATAAGCAAGTTACTACACTATCGGGCCGTATTGTTGAAGACTCGATTTCGAGATATTTAATGAGAGGAAAGGTCCTGCGGGGGACGATTCGCTTTCCGCGGGCATGTGCTGAGCCTCCTCAGTCTTCGACTTCCGGGGTCTCACCGATCATGTTTATCCCACAGGAGTCTCACCGTCCCCCTCCGGACCTTTGCGATCATGGAGAGCTCGAAAACCTTTCCATAATCGCCTTCCAATGAACGAGATCCACACTGGTTTTTGCGTGTGTTTATGTGTAGGAACCCTGTTATAGAAGCATTTGAGGCAGATGCAGCATGGCTCCTTTCTCCTATA
The Halobacillus halophilus DSM 2266 DNA segment above includes these coding regions:
- a CDS encoding ATP phosphoribosyltransferase regulatory subunit — protein: MFEKPLGMRDTLPFFYNQKSKARRQLSEAILSYGYSFMDTPLMEYHDTVGKVSATLDQQLFKLLDQQGHTLVLRPDMTAPIARVAASQLKNGEFPLRLAYDGPVFRAQQAEGGKPAQFEQVGTELIGDHSSYGDAEVIALLVDSLKQTGLDNFVITVGHIGYVKAFFSDLLGDDEETMETLLHYLYRKNYVGFRECVKSLSISEDKKQALLELLSLRGGEEIFEASRSLARNQSCMQAVNELKQLYRLLKVNGVEDYIQFDLNLISHMEYYTGILFEGYAPNLGALLCNGGRYDTLLPSFELNASATGFAVHLERLVEALNDLEDQDERIGIIVDDDSYVKGKRKADEYRKEGHAVLLQHVDQIPDLPAFYEQLANTIDFTQVGGGQDE